One Bosea sp. 124 genomic window, CAGCAGGCCAGCGGCCGCGCCCGCGACGACGCGGCGGCGGTCGGGACCCGCCTCAGAGCGCCTTGAGCGCGACGAGATAGCTGACGACATCCTCGATCTCCTGGGCCGACAAGGCCGGCTTGCCCCGATAGGACGGGGCCACATCATGCAGGTCTTCGGTCCTGAAATAGGGCGGCATCACCGTCTGCGGGTTCAGCACCGAGGCATCGACCAGCCGCAGCCGAATCTGCCCGGCATCGAGGCGATGCCCGACGCCGGCCAGCGGCGGGCCGATCGTACCCTGGAAGGGCTCGGAGGCATCCGCGCCCTGGTGGCAGATCAGGCAGTTGCCGCGCTCGCGATCCCGGATCAGAGCCGCGCCGCGCGTCGCATTGCCAATGAGGCCACCGAGCGGACGCGGAATCGCGTCGCCGACGACCTCATAGGGTTCCAGCGCCAGGGCCGGGCAGGCAAACTGAGGACAGAGGCACAATGCCGCCCATGCCAAAACGCTCCCAGCGAAGATGCGCGCCAGCTCCCTCCCCCCGCTTGCGGCGGGGAAGGGAGAAGAAAGCGGCGACCCGGTCACGCCTTCTTGAGATCGGCGTTCTTGATCGGCAAGGCGCGGATGCGCTTGCCCGTCGCGGCGAAGATCGCGTTCAGGACGGCCGGCGCTGCGACCGCGATCGTCGGCTCGCCGACGCCGCCCCAGAAGCCGCCTGATGGCACGAGCACCGTCTCGACCGCCGGCATCGCCTCCAGTCGCATCACCTCGTAGCTGTCGAAGTTCTCCTGCTCGACGCGGCCGTCCTTGATGGTGATCTCGCCATAGAGCGAGGCGGACAGGCCGTAGACGAAGGAGCCTTCGACCTGGCGCTCGATCTGCGCCGGGTTGACGGCATGGCCCGGATCGGTCGCCGCGACGATGCGGTGGATCTTGAGCTTGCCATCCGGGCTGACCGAGACCTCGGCCACCGCCGCGACATAGGAGCCGAAGCCCATCGTCTGGCAGATGCCGCGGAAGACGCCATCGGGGAGCTTCGTGCCCCAACCGGCCTTCTCGGCAACGGCATTGAGCACCGCCAGATGCTTGGGATGGTCCTTCATCAGCGCGCGCCGGAACTCCAGCGGGTCCTTGCCCGCCGCATGCGCCAGCTCGTCCATGAAGGATTCGAGATAGATCGTGTTCTGGTTCAGGTTGACGCCACGCCAGAAGCCCGGCGGCACATGCGGGTTGCGCATGGCGTGGTCGATCAGCAGGTTGGGAATCCCATAGCCGATCGAGGCCTCGGGACCGGGCGGGTTGAGGCCCTGGAACACGGCCGGATCGCGCCCGTTCTGGATATTCTGCGGAAAGATGCCGGCGACGATCGATTGGCCGGATATGCGCATGTGCAGCCCGGTCAGGTTGTTGTCCTTGTCGAAGGCTCCGACCATCTTGCACTGCGTCAGCGGGTGGAAGCGGCCATGCAGCATGTCCTCCTCGCGCGACCAGATCAGCTTCACCGGCGTGCCGGGGATCTGCTTGGCGATGGCGACGACCTGACGGACCCAGTCATGCACCGCGCCGCGCCGGCCGAAGCCGCCGCCGAGATCGATCTTGTAGGCCTCGCATTTGGCGATCGGCAGGCCCGAGGCCTCGGATGTCGCGGCGAGCGCCGCCTCGCCATTCTGGGTCGGCGTCCAGACCTCGCATTTCTCCGGCGTGTAGAGCGCCGTGGCGTTCATCGTCTCCATGCAGGCATGGTTCTGGAACGGATAGGAATAGACCGCCTCGATGGTGCGGGCGGCATTGGCGATCGCCGCCTTGGCGTCGCCGTTCTGATTGCCGACCACGGCGTTGGGCGCGTCCAGCCCCTCTTTCAACCAGGCCGCCAGGCTCGCACTGGACACATTCGCATGCTCGCCCTCGTCCCAGACGATCGGCAGCGCATCGAGCGCGGTCTTGGCCTGCCACCATCTGTCGGCGACGACGGCAACGGCACTGTCGCCGACCGGCAGCACGTGCCTGACGCCCGGCATGGCCGTGATCGCGGCGGCATCGAAGCTCTTCACCTTGCCGCCGAAGACGGGGCAGTCCTTGATCGCGGCGTTGAGCAGGCCGGGCATGGTCAGATCCATGCCGTAGATCTTCTTGCCGTTGGTCTTGTCGGCGGTGTCGAGCCGCGGCAGCGGCTTGCCGGCGATGGTCCAGTCCTTCGGGTCCTTGAGCGCGACGTCCTTCGGAGCTTCCAGTTTGGCGGCGGCAGCCGCGACCTGTCCGTAGCGCAGCGAACGGCCGGAAGCCTTGTGGGTGACGACGCTCTTCTCGGCCGAGCATTCGGCCGCGGGCACATTCCACTCGTTCGCCGCCGCCTGGATCAGCATCGTGCGCGCCGCCGCGCCACCCTTGCGGACATAGTCGTGCGATTCGCGGATGCCGCGGCTGCCGCCGGTCGAGAAATTGCCCCAGACACGGTTGCGGGCGACGTTCTGGCCCGGCGTCGGATATTCGGTCGTAACCTTCGCCCAGTCGCAGTTCAGCTCCTCTGCGACGAGCTGGGCGAGTCCGGTCAGCGTGCCCTGCCCCATCTCGGAGCGAGCGATGCGGATCACCACCTTGTCGTCAGGATGGACCACGACCCAGGCGTTGATCTCAGGCACGGCGCCTTGCGCCTGCGCCTGGGCCTCGCTTCCGAAGGGGATCGCGAAGCCGAAGCTGAAGGCGCCGGCCGCAGCGGCGGAGCCTGCGAGCAGGCCGCGGCGTGACACGCTGGTTTTGGAAGAGGCGGTCGAGGCGGATGTCATGTCGTCCTCCGGATCTGGGCATGGGCGCGAGGGAGGCGGCGGTGCTTGAAGACCTGCCGCGTTCGACCCCGCGCTGGGGAATCACGAAACGGGCGAGCCCTCAGCCGCGGCCAAGCGTGCCGCCGGCGACGACGTCGAGGATCGCGGTCTTGACCCGCGCATAGGTGCCACAGCGGCAGATATTGGTGATCTCGCTGGCGATATCGGCCTCGGTCGCCTTCGGATTGGCCTGCAGCAGGGCGGCCGTCGCCATGATCATGCCGCTCTGGCAGAAACCGCATTGCGGTACGTCGTGCTTGATCCAGGCCTGCTGCACCGGGTGCTTGCCGTCGGGGGACAGCCCCTCGATCGTGACGATCTTCTGTTCTGCGGTGATCGCATCGAGCGGCAGCGCGCAGGAGCGCGTCGCGACGCCGTCGATATGGACCGTGCAGGCACCGCATTGGGCGACGCCGCAGCCATATTTCGTCCCGGTCAGACCGATCTGTTCCCGGATGACCCAGAGCAGCGGCGTGTCGCCGGCCGCTTCGACATCAATCATCCTGCCGTTCACATTGAGCTTCGCCACCGTAAACCTCCCGGTTTCGATCAAGAAGGACAGCGGGAGAGCCAGCGCGCCCCGCCGAAATGCCGACGTGCGCCGCGGCGCGCCGGTCAGACTTGAATTGGAAGCGATTGAAACTCAGTTCTGCCTGCGAGCCAACGCCCCGCAAGCGGCCGATCACGTTGCGTGATGGCGCGCGCGAGCGGCATTTTCCAACCAGGAACGGCCGATTCCAGCGACAGGGCCGGCCGTTCGGGTCGGATCGCCCCGGGTCATGAGCAGGGGAGGCAGCACGCAGCATCACGGCAACGTGATGCTGCGTTGGCGCCTTTCCGAGCAGGCGTCGATGCCGCGCCCGGGCGAATGCCCGAGCACGAGCAGCGGCACCCACAGGCTGGGATCGCGGTGATCGCGGAGACGCATCTCACCGCTGCTCCGGAACGGGTCTCCGAAGGCTTCATCCTGCCGATATATCGGCCTTGCGCCGCCGGGATAGCGACCGTTTCAGGCCGCCACGCCACGCCGTGATGTCGGACCGGCGCGCCGCTCCGAGCTACCCGGTGCGCGAGGCGTCGGTGCTGCATGTGATGACGCCTGCGGTGCGTCCTCGCCGCTGTGCCGGAACGCCCAGATCTCCTTGGCAACATCCCAATGGCGCCGGTCCTGACCGTCCGGGCAGCCATCCTGCACCCAAAGCTGATAGGCGATCTTCCTGATTTCGCTATGTACCCTGTCGTCCTTCATGGCAGTTTCTCCGTCGCGTGCTTCCCGCCCGCCAGCCGGATCGTCAGAAGGCCACAAGACTGTGGCGGCAATGCCGGGCGCAGATCACATTCAGGGCAACGGCCGGGTTCGCGCAGCCGCTAAATCGCGGTCAGGAGCGCAGGTTCGATGCGGCGGATTCCACCGACAAGGTGACGACGCGGAGCGCCATGTCGTCGGGGACATGCGCGATCTCGAAGCCGAGCTGGCGGCAGAGCGTCAGCATGCGCGTATTCTCCGCCAGCACCTGGCTGCGGATCGTCTTGAGGCCTTCGGCCTTCGCCCATTCGATGATCAGCGTCATCAACGTCCAGCCCAGCCCGACACCCTTCCAGTCGGAGCGCAGCAGGATCGCGTATTCGGCCTCCTCCTGCCCCGGATCGGTGTGCAGCCGCACGACGCCGGCGACCTCGCCCGTCTCCTCCTCGAAGGCGACGAAGGCCATGGCACGGGCATAGTCGAGCTGGGTCAGATGGGCGAGGAAGGAGTGGCTGAAGGTTTTCAGCGGCGCGAAGAAGCGCAGCCGCAAATCCTCCGGCGTCACCTTCTGCAACATCGCAGCGATCGCGCCTTCGTCCTCCGGGCGGATCGGCCTGACCTGGAAGCTTCGCCCGCTCCGCAGCGTCACCTGCCTTCGCCAGTTTCCGGGATAGGGCCGGATCGCCGGGCGGCGGCGCTTCTCGGGCGTACGCTCCAGCATGATGCGGGCATCGACGGTCATGACGCCGGTCTCGTCGGCGAGAAGCGGATTGAGATCGAGTTCCCGGATCTCGGGCAGGTCGACCGCCATCTGCCCCACCGCGACGAGCGCCGCCGCCACCGCATCCAGCCGCGCGGCGGGCACGTCGCGATAGGCCGCGAGCACGCGCGAGACGCGGGTGCGGGCGATCAGCCGGCTGGCGAGCCCGAGATCGAGCGGCGGCAAGGCGACGTGGCTGTCGTCGATCAGCTCGGCGGCGGTGCCGCCACGGCCGAAGACGACGACGGGCCCGAAGCAGGGATCGGTCGCGAAACCGACGATCAGCTCGCGCGCCTTGGCACGCTGCGCCATCGGCTGCACCGCAAGCCCGGTGATCCGGGCCTCCGGCCGGTCTGCCCGCACCCGCGCGAGCATGGACTCGGCCGCATCACGAAGGGCGGCCTCGGTCGCCAGATCGAGCGCGACGCCGCCGACATCGGATTTGTGGATGATGTCGGGCGAGACGATCTTGAGCGCGACCGGCCGGCCACGCGCGAGCAGCGGGCGTGCCACGATCAGTGCCGCCTCGATATCCGCTGCCACCACCGGGCGGAGTTCCGGGATGCGGTAGATCGCCAGCAGCGCCGAGACCTCGTCGGGGTCGAGCCAGTCGCGCTGCTCGGCCAGCGCCCTGGCGACGATGGCCCGTGCCTGTGCAAGATCTGGCGGCGGCATGTCCTCCGCCGAAGGGGGCGTCGCCATCAGCTCGGCCTGCAGGCGGGCATGGCGCAGGAGGTGCTGGAAACCCATCACGGCTTCGGCGCCGGTCGCAAAGGAGGGCAGCCCGGTGGCCGCGAACCGCGCCGCGATGGCGTCGTCGCCGCCGATCCAGGCCGCCAGGACCGGCTTGGTGCTGCGCACCGCCCGCGCCGCCGCAACGACGGCCTCGGCGCAGGTTTCCGCCTCGGCCAGCAGATGTGGAGCGTGCACCGCGAGCACCGCATCGACGCCGCCATCCTCGAGCAGGCCGGTGACCGCCTCGCCATATTGCGCCGGCGTCGCCGCCTCGACGATGGCCTCCTCATCCGGAGCCGGGGCGTCGCCGCTCCGGGTCGCAAGCGCGCCTCCGAGCTGGCGCAGGCGCCCCGCCGCCAGCGCGGC contains:
- a CDS encoding (2Fe-2S)-binding protein; the protein is MAKLNVNGRMIDVEAAGDTPLLWVIREQIGLTGTKYGCGVAQCGACTVHIDGVATRSCALPLDAITAEQKIVTIEGLSPDGKHPVQQAWIKHDVPQCGFCQSGMIMATAALLQANPKATEADIASEITNICRCGTYARVKTAILDVVAGGTLGRG
- a CDS encoding DUF2934 domain-containing protein, which produces MKDDRVHSEIRKIAYQLWVQDGCPDGQDRRHWDVAKEIWAFRHSGEDAPQASSHAAPTPRAPGSSERRAGPTSRRGVAA
- a CDS encoding molybdopterin cofactor-binding domain-containing protein, translating into MTSASTASSKTSVSRRGLLAGSAAAAGAFSFGFAIPFGSEAQAQAQGAVPEINAWVVVHPDDKVVIRIARSEMGQGTLTGLAQLVAEELNCDWAKVTTEYPTPGQNVARNRVWGNFSTGGSRGIRESHDYVRKGGAAARTMLIQAAANEWNVPAAECSAEKSVVTHKASGRSLRYGQVAAAAAKLEAPKDVALKDPKDWTIAGKPLPRLDTADKTNGKKIYGMDLTMPGLLNAAIKDCPVFGGKVKSFDAAAITAMPGVRHVLPVGDSAVAVVADRWWQAKTALDALPIVWDEGEHANVSSASLAAWLKEGLDAPNAVVGNQNGDAKAAIANAARTIEAVYSYPFQNHACMETMNATALYTPEKCEVWTPTQNGEAALAATSEASGLPIAKCEAYKIDLGGGFGRRGAVHDWVRQVVAIAKQIPGTPVKLIWSREEDMLHGRFHPLTQCKMVGAFDKDNNLTGLHMRISGQSIVAGIFPQNIQNGRDPAVFQGLNPPGPEASIGYGIPNLLIDHAMRNPHVPPGFWRGVNLNQNTIYLESFMDELAHAAGKDPLEFRRALMKDHPKHLAVLNAVAEKAGWGTKLPDGVFRGICQTMGFGSYVAAVAEVSVSPDGKLKIHRIVAATDPGHAVNPAQIERQVEGSFVYGLSASLYGEITIKDGRVEQENFDSYEVMRLEAMPAVETVLVPSGGFWGGVGEPTIAVAAPAVLNAIFAATGKRIRALPIKNADLKKA
- the soxX gene encoding sulfur oxidation c-type cytochrome SoxX, which produces MCLCPQFACPALALEPYEVVGDAIPRPLGGLIGNATRGAALIRDRERGNCLICHQGADASEPFQGTIGPPLAGVGHRLDAGQIRLRLVDASVLNPQTVMPPYFRTEDLHDVAPSYRGKPALSAQEIEDVVSYLVALKAL